The Oscillatoria acuminata PCC 6304 genomic interval TCATAATCGAGCCGCGTTCTTCAAACTCATAGTATTTTTCTAACAATTGATAAGTATCGTCGCTAACTTGAATTGAACCGGGTAAACCGTGAGATTCCATGCGACTGGCGATATTGACCGCATCCCCCCAAAGGTCATAGATAAATTTTTTCTGCCCGATGACTCCGGCAACAACTGCGCCGGTGTTAATGCCAATTCTAATGTTGATATTCTCCTGATGATTTTCATTAAACTGGAGAATTGCCTGCTGCATATCCAGAGCCATTTCTGCCACATCTTTGGCACAGTCGGCTTTAGGTTCAGGCAATCCGCCTACAAGCATATAAGCATCGCCAATGGTTTTAATTTTTTCTAAGCCATGCAAATCGGCGAGGCGGTCAAATTCCGAAAAAATCTCATTGAGGAGGGTCACCAGTTCCGTGGGAGAAATGCGGGAAGAGAGAGTGGTAAACCCGACAATATCCGCAAATAAGACGGTGACATCGGTAAATTGATCGGCAATTGTCGTGGTTTTTTCTTTGAGGCGATCGGCGATGGTTTTGGGTAAAATATTGAGCAGGAGACTTTCGGATTTGGCTTGTTCGATTTCTAATTGCTTTAAGGCATAGATAAATTCTTGGGCGATCGCACTGGCAAAAACCAGGGCTAACAACAACGAAGCCACCAGCAATCCCGTCGCCGCCCGACTGGTTTGGTTAATTCGGTCTTCCCCGCGCTTAACTTCTTGGCGGGCAATTTCTAGCAGTTGCGCCGAGAGTTCACTGGCTTGGCGGTCAAACTGGGCAATTTGGCTGCGAATTTCTAGATCTAAGCGGATCATTTTTTGGGCGAGTTCTTGATAGTCATTGAGGGCATTGAGGGCGTTCACTTGCCGGTCTAAACTTAAGGTGGTAGACTGTCTAATCGCCGTTTTTAATTCCTCAATGGCTTGATACAGGGCAGCGCGTTCGGGATTTTGGCGATCGATGAGATAGTCTTGTTCCCGAGATTGGAGTTGCAGATATAACTCGATCAACTCCAGATCATCAGCCAGTTGGAGAATATCCCCCACTCGTTGGGAATTTTGCTGTAACCGAGCTAGGATGCCTGTTTTATCCATCCCTAACTCCCCCACCAGTCCTACGGCTTCTCGAAAACTACTGGCGTACTGTTGCACCATTTCTTCATAAGAAACCACGGCTGGATTGCTCTGACGTAAGGTAGCACTCACTTGGTCCGTGGAGAGTAACGATTGCAGGAGATTACTAATTAACAGTACCATGTCAATCTGTTCCCCGTAAGCTCTCGCATATTCCTGACGCGCATCTAAAAACCCGGTTTTTGACCACTGTTCAAAAAAGTCGCGTTCTAGGCGACGGGCTTTTTCTAAAGCATCATTCATTTCAAATACCAATCGTTGCAGTTTGATGCTACTAACAATTGTTGCTTGAGTTTCGCTTCGCACAAAGTTCAGAGACAACCATCCTGTTGTAGCAACGCCTCCCAAAATTAACATCAGCCCAATGAAAGCCGAGCTAAATTTTGCAGTGATATTTGGACTGCGCCCGGATTGATTTAAGCCTTGCCATTTCTTCATAACATTTCCTAAAATTCAGGCTCAACACAAAGAGATTTTTGAGTTATTAGTAGATGCACTCAATGAGTTTCCTGAGCGTCTGACGGAAGATAGATGCACCGTGTTCTGATGAAGAAACGGCAAAGAGGGTCAGCCAAACAGCTTAATTGTCGCCGTCGCCCCCGGATCCGTATTGCCACGCTTGAATCCAGCGATGGCAATAATATTGTTGGGCGGGGGGTAACCGATTCACCCAGGTTTCACACCGTTGTCCGATCGGGGATAAGGCACTATAAATGCCCAGGTTCAGGTAATGCTGCATCCAGTCTACCAAAGCCGGGAGTCCGACTTGGGGAATGACTCTAAAAACGGATTGGGTTTGGCCGATCGCCGTTTTAAATAGGGTTTGGGAGAGTCCTCCAAATTGGATCACATCTTGTAAAAAGGGTTTAAGAACCGGATCGCCTAACTGTTCCATACAAGTGAAAACCCCGGAAAGGAGTTCATTAATTTGATTGGGTGCAAGTTGTTGTTCCATCCCGACACTCATCGCCCGTTGAAACAACCAAGTGACAGAAATATTGGGCTGATAAGGTTGTAATCGGGCTAAGGCACTATGGGAGAGCATCTCTCTTTCTAATGCCTCATTAATGCCCTGAGTGAGGCGATTGAGGTGGCGCAGCATGGACCCAAATCCCCCAAAACTGAGGGGAGATT includes:
- a CDS encoding adenylate/guanylate cyclase domain-containing protein; translation: MKKWQGLNQSGRSPNITAKFSSAFIGLMLILGGVATTGWLSLNFVRSETQATIVSSIKLQRLVFEMNDALEKARRLERDFFEQWSKTGFLDARQEYARAYGEQIDMVLLISNLLQSLLSTDQVSATLRQSNPAVVSYEEMVQQYASSFREAVGLVGELGMDKTGILARLQQNSQRVGDILQLADDLELIELYLQLQSREQDYLIDRQNPERAALYQAIEELKTAIRQSTTLSLDRQVNALNALNDYQELAQKMIRLDLEIRSQIAQFDRQASELSAQLLEIARQEVKRGEDRINQTSRAATGLLVASLLLALVFASAIAQEFIYALKQLEIEQAKSESLLLNILPKTIADRLKEKTTTIADQFTDVTVLFADIVGFTTLSSRISPTELVTLLNEIFSEFDRLADLHGLEKIKTIGDAYMLVGGLPEPKADCAKDVAEMALDMQQAILQFNENHQENINIRIGINTGAVVAGVIGQKKFIYDLWGDAVNIASRMESHGLPGSIQVSDDTYQLLEKYYEFEERGSIMIKGKGEMKTYFLLGKTPEKPEKERKLLPFPDPSNNTSYGIGTGLDR